One part of the Vitis riparia cultivar Riparia Gloire de Montpellier isolate 1030 chromosome 6, EGFV_Vit.rip_1.0, whole genome shotgun sequence genome encodes these proteins:
- the LOC117915581 gene encoding U2 small nuclear ribonucleoprotein B'' 2-like, translating into MLSGDIPPNQSIYIKNLNEKVKKEELKRSLYCLFSQYGRILDVVALKTPKLRGQAWVVFSEVTAASNAVRQMQNFPFYDKPMRVQYAKTKSDCVAKADGTFVPREKKKKQEEKAEKKRRAEEAQQSANANGRNAETNGGPTVSFCRIIFYVLSLFGGDEFFFPEWTLLLMNNVNYVKLHPSIMSAAPFRQGNQGAREPEAAPNNILFIQNLPHQTTSMMLQVLFQQYPGFREVRMIEAKPGIAFVEFEDDVQSSMAMEALQGFKITPQNPMAIAYAKK; encoded by the exons ATGCTTTCAGGGGACATTCCTCCAAATCAATCCATTTACATCAAGAATCTCAACGAAAAGGTTAAGAAAGAAG AATTGAAAAGATCTCTCTATTGCTTATTTTCTCAATATGGAAGGATTTTGGATGTTGTTGCCTTGAAGACGCCTAAGCTTCGAGGACAAGCATGGGTTGTGTTTAGTGAAGTTACAGCTGCCAGTAATGCAGTTCGACAAATGCAAAACTTTCCTTTTTATGATAAGCCTATG CGGGTACAATATGCCAAAACAAAGTCAGATTGTGTTGCTAAAGCTGATGGAACCTTTGTTccgagagaaaagaaaaagaagcaagaAGAAAAAG CTGAAAAGAAACGACGTGCTGAAGAAGCACAACAATCTGCTAATGCTAATGGTAGAAATGCTGAAACTAATGGTGGCCCAACTGTAAGTTTTTGCCgcattatattttatgttctctctctttttgggggtgatgaatttttttttcctgagtGGACTCTTTTGCTCATGAACAATGTGAATTATGTTAAACTGCATCCTTCTATTATGTCTGCAGCCCCCTTCCGACAAGGAAACCAGGGTGCACGAGAACCTGAGGCAGCCCCAAACAACATACTTTTTATTCAGAATTTGCCCCACCAGACAACAAGTATGATGCTGCAAGTGCTCTTCCAACAATACCCGGGTTTCAGGGAAGTCCGAATGATTGAAGCAAAGCCAGGCATTGCCTTTGTAGAATTTGAGGATGATGTGCAGTCCAGTATGGCCATGGAGGCACTTCAGGGCTTCAAAATCACTCCTCAGAACCCCATGGCCATAGCTTATGCCAAGAAGTAA